The following proteins are encoded in a genomic region of Natrinema sp. DC36:
- the mvk gene encoding mevalonate kinase, with translation MTLSSAPGKVYLFGEHAVVYGEPAVPCAIERRARVGVQRRDDGKLRVQADDLSLDGFTVEYDGTTEAGPDIDVSESLVSAAMGYVDGAIEQVREVTGEDDAGFDVTIESDIPLGAGLGSSAAVVVAAIDAATRELGVTLEPAELAERAYQTESRVQDGQASRADTFCSATGGAVRVEGEDCRTLEAPDLPIVIGFDGGAGDTGQLVAGVRDLRAEYDFAADTVEAIGDIVRKGEEALADGDIEELGRLMDFNHGLLSALGVSSRSLDTMVWAARDAGAHGAKLTGAGGGGCIVALDPTPETETALSFTPGCEEAFRAELADEGVTRLE, from the coding sequence ATGACACTCTCGAGCGCTCCCGGGAAGGTGTACCTGTTCGGGGAGCACGCGGTCGTTTACGGCGAGCCCGCCGTCCCGTGTGCGATCGAACGGCGGGCACGGGTCGGCGTGCAACGACGCGACGACGGCAAGCTCCGCGTTCAGGCGGACGATCTCAGTCTGGACGGATTCACGGTCGAGTACGACGGGACGACGGAGGCCGGACCCGACATCGACGTCTCGGAATCGCTCGTCAGCGCGGCGATGGGGTACGTCGACGGCGCGATCGAACAGGTCCGCGAGGTCACCGGCGAGGACGACGCCGGCTTCGACGTGACGATCGAGAGCGACATCCCGCTGGGTGCGGGGCTCGGCTCCTCGGCGGCCGTCGTCGTCGCCGCGATCGACGCCGCGACTCGAGAACTCGGCGTCACCCTCGAGCCCGCCGAACTCGCCGAGCGGGCCTATCAGACGGAGTCCCGGGTTCAGGACGGCCAGGCCTCCCGGGCCGACACGTTCTGTTCCGCGACCGGCGGTGCGGTCCGCGTCGAGGGCGAGGACTGTCGCACGCTCGAGGCACCCGATCTGCCGATCGTGATCGGATTCGACGGCGGCGCGGGGGATACCGGGCAGCTGGTCGCGGGCGTTCGAGATCTCCGCGCGGAGTACGATTTCGCGGCCGACACGGTCGAAGCGATCGGCGATATCGTCCGGAAGGGCGAGGAAGCGCTCGCCGACGGCGACATCGAGGAGCTCGGGCGGCTGATGGACTTCAATCACGGCCTGCTCTCCGCGTTGGGCGTCTCCTCGCGCTCGCTCGATACGATGGTCTGGGCGGCCCGCGACGCGGGCGCACACGGCGCGAAGCTGACCGGTGCCGGCGGCGGCGGCTGCATCGTCGCGCTGGATCCGACGCCCGAGACCGAAACGGCCCTCTCCTTTACACCGGGATGTGAGGAGGCGTTCCGCGCTGAACTCGCCGACGAGGGGGTGACGCGGCTCGAATGA
- a CDS encoding isopentenyl phosphate kinase has protein sequence MIVLKLGGSVITEKDRAETLDGDALERAADAIAAALEAGLDDLVVVHGGGSFGHYNASEHGVSTTEGTHDASAVLDIHGAMKTLNQFVLTRLLERDVNAVPVHPFSAAHRDREGQLELATDQIETMLEEGFVPVLHGDVIAHAGAGATVISGDELVAVLARDLAADRVGLCSTVPGVLDEDDAVIDRIDDFDAVAAVLGASEATDVTGGMAGKVRTLLDLEAEASIFGLDALESFLDGANPGTTID, from the coding sequence ATGATCGTCCTGAAACTCGGCGGGAGCGTCATCACCGAGAAGGATCGTGCGGAGACGCTCGACGGCGACGCGCTCGAGCGAGCGGCGGACGCCATCGCGGCGGCGCTCGAGGCGGGGCTCGACGACCTCGTCGTCGTCCACGGCGGTGGGAGCTTCGGCCACTACAACGCCAGCGAACACGGCGTCAGTACGACCGAAGGAACGCACGATGCGAGCGCAGTGCTGGACATCCACGGGGCGATGAAAACGCTGAACCAGTTCGTTCTGACTCGACTTCTCGAGCGGGATGTCAACGCGGTCCCGGTCCATCCGTTTTCGGCGGCGCATCGCGATCGCGAGGGGCAACTCGAGTTGGCAACGGATCAGATCGAAACGATGCTCGAGGAGGGGTTCGTTCCCGTCCTCCACGGTGACGTGATCGCCCACGCCGGCGCGGGTGCGACGGTGATCAGCGGCGACGAGCTCGTGGCGGTACTCGCCCGCGATCTCGCCGCGGATCGGGTCGGCCTCTGTTCGACAGTTCCCGGCGTACTGGACGAAGACGACGCGGTGATCGACCGGATCGACGACTTCGACGCGGTGGCTGCGGTGCTCGGAGCTAGCGAGGCGACCGACGTGACCGGCGGGATGGCCGGAAAGGTCCGAACGTTGCTGGATCTCGAGGCCGAAGCGTCGATTTTCGGCCTCGACGCGCTCGAGTCGTTCCTCGACGGTGCGAATCCGGGGACGACGATCGACTGA
- a CDS encoding TrkH family potassium uptake protein → MRLRTDWRASFALVGIVLKYLAVPLVIPLIVALIYNDPVFPFVATIALTIAVGHGLERLSPDPDLQVREAMLFVAITWLAVAIIGAVPYVLAGWGTESTLAHPVNALFESMSGFTTTGATVLGEISTDRHSHAIMMWRQLTQWLGGMGIIVLMVAILPELAVSGAQLVESEAPGPQLQKLTPRIAETARILWLVYFAFTIVYIAILYGFHLAGMAPNMGLYNAIAHGFTTLPTGGFSPEADSVAAFSAVVQWTAIPFMIIAGTNFALFWHVFSGERQRFVRNSEFRAYIGAIVALTAVLTGILYTGGAPALADLGGVTDGVFENSLRQSAFQIASLLTSTGYATSDFVEWTSTGKIVLLFAMLVGGCAGSTGGGVKVVRWLIVFKILRRELFTASHPEAVRPIRLGGNVVDEDAIRGVLGFTFLYLLIFAIATLLIALDANHLVETPLEAFSASLATIGNIGPGFGFLGPFGSYTDFPILSKLLMIFLMWIGRLEIIPVLVMFTGGFWTR, encoded by the coding sequence ATGCGGCTCCGAACTGACTGGCGCGCCAGTTTCGCCCTCGTCGGGATCGTCCTCAAATATCTCGCCGTCCCACTGGTGATTCCGCTCATCGTGGCGCTCATCTACAACGATCCCGTCTTCCCGTTCGTCGCGACGATCGCCCTCACGATCGCCGTCGGCCACGGCCTCGAGCGGCTCAGTCCCGATCCGGACCTGCAGGTCCGGGAGGCGATGCTGTTCGTCGCGATCACGTGGCTGGCAGTGGCGATCATCGGTGCGGTGCCGTACGTGCTCGCGGGTTGGGGGACCGAATCGACGCTCGCCCACCCCGTCAACGCCTTGTTCGAGTCGATGTCCGGGTTCACGACGACCGGGGCGACGGTTCTCGGGGAGATTTCGACCGACCGCCACTCACACGCGATAATGATGTGGCGGCAACTGACCCAGTGGCTCGGCGGGATGGGTATCATCGTCCTGATGGTCGCGATCTTGCCGGAGCTCGCGGTCAGCGGCGCACAGCTCGTCGAGTCTGAAGCACCGGGACCGCAGCTACAGAAACTCACGCCGCGAATCGCCGAGACGGCACGCATTCTCTGGCTCGTCTACTTCGCGTTCACCATCGTTTACATCGCCATTCTCTACGGCTTCCACCTCGCCGGGATGGCTCCCAACATGGGCCTTTACAATGCCATCGCCCACGGGTTCACGACGCTTCCCACGGGCGGTTTCTCGCCCGAGGCCGACAGCGTCGCGGCGTTCTCCGCGGTCGTTCAGTGGACCGCCATCCCGTTCATGATTATCGCCGGCACCAACTTCGCTCTGTTTTGGCACGTCTTCAGCGGCGAGCGACAGCGCTTCGTCCGCAACTCCGAGTTTCGTGCCTACATCGGTGCGATCGTGGCATTGACGGCCGTGCTCACTGGCATTCTCTATACCGGTGGTGCCCCGGCACTGGCAGATCTCGGCGGCGTGACGGACGGTGTCTTCGAGAACTCGCTGCGTCAGAGCGCCTTCCAGATCGCGTCGCTGCTGACTTCGACCGGCTACGCGACCAGCGACTTCGTCGAATGGACCTCGACGGGTAAAATCGTGCTCCTCTTCGCGATGCTCGTCGGCGGCTGTGCCGGATCGACCGGCGGCGGCGTCAAGGTCGTCCGGTGGCTAATCGTGTTCAAGATCCTGCGGCGGGAGCTGTTTACGGCCTCCCATCCCGAGGCCGTTCGACCGATCCGCCTCGGTGGCAACGTCGTCGACGAGGACGCGATTCGCGGCGTGCTCGGCTTCACCTTTCTGTACCTCCTGATCTTCGCCATCGCCACCCTGCTCATCGCGCTCGACGCCAATCACCTCGTGGAAACCCCGCTCGAGGCGTTCAGCGCCAGCCTCGCGACGATCGGAAACATCGGCCCCGGCTTCGGGTTCCTCGGCCCCTTCGGTAGTTACACCGACTTCCCGATCCTCTCGAAGCTCTTGATGATCTTCCTCATGTGGATCGGTCGATTGGAGATTATCCCCGTGCTCGTCATGTTCACCGGCGGATTCTGGACCCGTTAA
- a CDS encoding TrkA family potassium uptake protein: MYIVIVGAGDIGMPLIDIATRSGNEVVVIENDPERADEIAGEYDCLVLNDDATAHNALMDAGIENADAMISTTDRDATNIMVCLLAQEHEVPNIVSVVHDPQHMNVFSQIGVNTMENPQELIAEYLYRSVARPAIVDYMRIGEEAEVFEIRVTENAPIDGKNLIEAANEDLLPEDVLIVAIEREGEDPPITPRGNTRIEADDLLTVYSAFGAEPSLTDVFGHPEDQLR; this comes from the coding sequence ATGTATATCGTCATCGTCGGTGCGGGCGATATCGGGATGCCGCTCATCGACATCGCGACCCGGTCGGGAAACGAGGTCGTCGTCATCGAAAACGATCCCGAACGAGCGGACGAGATCGCCGGTGAATACGACTGTCTGGTTCTCAACGACGATGCGACGGCCCACAACGCGCTGATGGATGCTGGAATCGAGAACGCGGACGCCATGATCAGTACGACCGACCGGGACGCGACCAACATCATGGTCTGTCTGCTCGCGCAGGAACACGAAGTCCCCAATATCGTTTCGGTCGTTCACGACCCCCAGCACATGAACGTGTTCAGCCAGATCGGCGTTAACACGATGGAAAATCCCCAGGAGCTCATCGCCGAGTACCTCTACCGATCGGTGGCTCGCCCGGCGATCGTCGACTACATGCGAATCGGAGAGGAAGCGGAGGTGTTCGAGATCCGCGTCACGGAAAACGCGCCGATCGACGGGAAGAACCTCATCGAGGCGGCGAACGAAGACCTCCTCCCCGAGGACGTCCTGATCGTTGCTATCGAACGCGAAGGGGAAGATCCGCCGATTACGCCGCGGGGGAATACGCGTATCGAGGCCGACGATTTACTCACTGTGTATTCGGCATTTGGGGCAGAACCGTCGCTCACGGACGTGTTCGGCCATCCAGAAGACCAGTTACGATGA